CCCATCCCGGCCGACCTCCAGGAGAAGGCGGAGGAGTACCGCCAGAAGCTCCTCGAGACCGTCGCCGAGTCGGACGACGCGCTGCTCGAGAAGTTCTTCGGCGGCGAGGAGCTCACCCCCGAGGAGATCAAGGGCGCCGTCCGCAAGATGGTCATCGCCTCCGAGATCTACCCCGTCTTCTGCGGCTCCGCGTTCAAGAACCGCGGCGTGCAGCCGATGCTCGACGCGGTCGTCGACTACCTCCCGTCGCCGCTCGACGTGCCGGCGGTCGAGGGCCACGACGTCCGCGACGAGGAGAAGGTCATCGAGCGCAAGGCGGACTCCTCGGAGCCCTTCGCCGCGCTCGCGTTCAAGATCATGACGCACCCGTTCTTCGGGCGCCTCACCTACATCCGCGTGTACTCGGGCCAGCTCGAGTCGGGCGGCCAGATCGTGAACTCCACGAAGGGCAAGAAGGAGCGCATCGGGAAGATCTTCCAGATGCACGCCAACAAGGAGAACCCGGTCCCCTCGGTGACCGCGGGGCACATCTACGCGGTCATCGGCCTCAAGGACACGACCACGGGCGACACCCTCTCCGACTCGGCGAACCAGGTCATCCTCGAGTCGATGACCTTCCCGGAGCCCGTCATCGAGGTCGCGATCGAGCCCAAGACGAAGGCCGACCAGGAGAAGCTGGGCACCGCGATCCAGAAGCTCGCGGAAGAGGACCCGACGTTCCGCACCGAGCAGAACCAGGAGACCGGCCAGACCATCATCAAGGGCATGGGCGAGCTCCACCTCGACATCCTCGTCGACCGCATGAAGCGCGAGTTCAACGTCGAGGCGAACGTCGGCAAGCCCCAGGTCGCGTACCGCGAGACCATCCGCAAGACGGTCGAGAAGTACGACTACACCCACAAGAAGCAGACGGGTGGATCGGGTCAGTTCGCGAAGGTCCAGATCACCATCGAGCCGATGGAGGTCACCCCGGAGACGTCCTACGAGTTCGTGAACGCCGTCACCGGCGGTCGCGTGCCCCGCGAGTACATCCCCTCGGTCGACCACGGCATCGTGGACGCCATGCAGGTCGGCGTCCTCGCCGGCTACCCGACGGTGGGCGTCAAGGCGACCCTCGTCGACGGCGCCTCGCACGACGTCGACTCCTCGGAGATGGCGTTCAAGATCGCCGGATCGATCGCGTACAAGGAGGCCGCGCGCCGTGCGGACCCCGTGCTGCTCGAGCCGCTCATGGCCGTCGAGGTCCGCACGCCCGAGGAGTACATGGGCGATGTGATCGGCGACATCAACTCCCGTCGCGGCCAGATCCAGTCGATGGAGGACGCCACCGGCGTCAAGGTCGTCTCGGCGAAGGTCCCGCTGTCGGAGATGTTCGGCTACGTCGGCGACCTGCGCTCGAAGACCTCGGGCCGCGCCGTGTACTCGATGACCTTCGACAGCTACGCTGAGGTCCCCAGGGCCGTGGCGGACGAGATCGTCCAGAAGAGCAAGGGCGAGTAACGCCTGCAATACTTGTCGGCTGAGTCAGTTATCGCAGTCGGCGACCCAGGGCCTCACAGCCTGACAACTCAAAGTAGAAACGCAATCGAGTCCTGAGGAGGACCCACAGTGGCTAAGGCCAAGTTCGAGCGGACCAAGCCGCACGTGAACATCGGAACGATCGGTCACGTCGACCACGGCAAGACGACGCTCACCGCCGCGATCTCGAAGACGCTCGCGGAGAAGTACCCGTCGGACGTCAACGTCCTTCGCGACTTCGCGTCGATCGACTCGGCTCCCGAGGAGCGCCAGCGCGGCATCACGATCAACATCTCGCACGTCGAGTACGAGACGCCGAAGCGCCACTACGCGCACGTCGACGCCCCGGGTCACGCCGACTACATCAAGAACATGATCACCGGTGCGGCCCAGATGGACGGCGCGATCCTCGTGGTCGCGGCGACCGACGGCCCCATGGCGCAGACCCGCGAGCACGTGCTGCTCGCGAAGCAGGTCGGCGTGCCGTACCTGCTCGTCGCGCTCA
The Homoserinibacter sp. YIM 151385 DNA segment above includes these coding regions:
- the fusA gene encoding elongation factor G, producing MAQDVLTDLSKVRNFGIMAHIDAGKTTTTERILFYTGINHKIGEVHDGAATMDWMAQEQERGITITSAATTCFWEGIQLNIIDTPGHVDFTVEVERNLRVLDGAVAVFDGKEGVEPQSETVWRQADKYDVPRICFVNKMDKLGADFYFTVDTIIKRLGAKPLVMQIPIGAESSFEGVVDLVYMRALTWRGDAKGDVAMGAKYEIEPIPADLQEKAEEYRQKLLETVAESDDALLEKFFGGEELTPEEIKGAVRKMVIASEIYPVFCGSAFKNRGVQPMLDAVVDYLPSPLDVPAVEGHDVRDEEKVIERKADSSEPFAALAFKIMTHPFFGRLTYIRVYSGQLESGGQIVNSTKGKKERIGKIFQMHANKENPVPSVTAGHIYAVIGLKDTTTGDTLSDSANQVILESMTFPEPVIEVAIEPKTKADQEKLGTAIQKLAEEDPTFRTEQNQETGQTIIKGMGELHLDILVDRMKREFNVEANVGKPQVAYRETIRKTVEKYDYTHKKQTGGSGQFAKVQITIEPMEVTPETSYEFVNAVTGGRVPREYIPSVDHGIVDAMQVGVLAGYPTVGVKATLVDGASHDVDSSEMAFKIAGSIAYKEAARRADPVLLEPLMAVEVRTPEEYMGDVIGDINSRRGQIQSMEDATGVKVVSAKVPLSEMFGYVGDLRSKTSGRAVYSMTFDSYAEVPRAVADEIVQKSKGE